A single region of the Pseudomonas mandelii genome encodes:
- the flhA gene encoding flagellar biosynthesis protein FlhA, producing the protein MDRSQLLNTARTNVADLSRGNLGVPLLLLVMLAMMMLPIPPFLLDVFFTFNIALSIVVLLVCVYALRPLDFAVFPTILLVATLLRLALNVASTRVVMLHGQDGHASAGKVIQAFGEVVIGGNYVVGIVVFAILMIINFVVVTKGAGRISEVSARFTLDAMPGKQMAIDADLNAGLIDQNQAKLRRMEVAQEAEFYGSMDGASKFVRGDAIAGLLILFINLIGGMAVGIFQHGMTFGDAGRVYALLTIGDGLVAQLPSLLLSTAAAIMVTRASGSEDMGKQINRQMFASPKALAVAAGLMAVMGLVPGMPHFSFLSMAALAAGGAYLFWKKQNVVKVQALQEVKRQQELLPSPARAMETKELGWDDVTPIDMIGLEVGYRLIPLVDRNQGGQLLARIKGVRKKLSQDLGFLMPTVHIRDNLDLAPSAYRLTLMGVILAEAEIYPDRELAINPGQVYGTLNGITAKDPAFGLEAVWIEISQRAQAQSLGYTVVDASTVVATHLNQILYKHSSELIGHEEVQQLMQLLAKSSPKLAEELVPGVVSLSQLLKVLQALLAEQVPVRDIRSIAEAIANNAAKSQDTAALVAAVRVGVSRAIVQSIVGTDSELPVITLEPRLEQILLNSLQKAGQGSEEGVLLEPSMAEKLQRSLIDAAQRQEMQGQPVILLVAGPVRAMLSRFGRLAVPGLHVLAYQEIPDNKQVTIVATVGPNG; encoded by the coding sequence GTGGATCGCTCTCAGTTACTCAACACTGCACGCACAAACGTTGCCGACTTAAGTCGGGGCAACCTGGGTGTGCCGTTGTTGCTGCTGGTCATGTTGGCAATGATGATGTTGCCGATCCCGCCGTTCCTGCTGGACGTGTTTTTCACGTTCAACATCGCGTTGTCGATTGTCGTCTTGCTGGTTTGCGTCTACGCCTTGCGGCCGCTGGATTTCGCAGTGTTCCCAACCATTCTGCTGGTGGCAACGTTGTTGCGACTGGCGCTGAACGTGGCCTCCACCCGAGTGGTGATGCTCCACGGACAGGACGGTCACGCTTCCGCCGGTAAGGTGATCCAGGCCTTCGGCGAGGTGGTGATCGGCGGTAACTACGTGGTTGGTATCGTAGTTTTCGCGATCTTGATGATCATCAACTTCGTCGTGGTGACCAAGGGCGCCGGGCGGATTTCCGAGGTGAGCGCACGTTTCACCCTCGATGCGATGCCCGGCAAACAAATGGCAATCGACGCCGACTTGAACGCCGGCCTGATCGACCAGAACCAGGCCAAACTGCGCCGGATGGAAGTCGCCCAGGAAGCCGAGTTCTACGGTTCGATGGACGGTGCCAGCAAATTCGTGCGCGGTGACGCCATCGCCGGCCTGCTGATTCTGTTCATCAACCTGATCGGCGGCATGGCGGTCGGTATCTTCCAGCACGGCATGACCTTTGGTGATGCCGGCCGGGTTTACGCCTTGTTGACCATCGGTGACGGTTTGGTGGCGCAATTGCCATCACTGCTGTTGTCGACAGCGGCGGCAATCATGGTGACCCGTGCTTCCGGTTCGGAAGACATGGGCAAACAGATCAATCGCCAGATGTTCGCCTCGCCGAAAGCGTTGGCCGTGGCGGCGGGTTTGATGGCAGTGATGGGCCTGGTGCCCGGCATGCCGCACTTCTCCTTTCTCAGCATGGCGGCCCTGGCTGCTGGCGGCGCGTACCTGTTCTGGAAGAAGCAGAACGTGGTCAAGGTTCAGGCCCTGCAAGAGGTCAAGCGTCAACAGGAGCTGCTGCCATCGCCAGCTCGCGCGATGGAAACCAAGGAACTGGGTTGGGACGACGTGACACCAATCGACATGATCGGGCTGGAAGTCGGCTATCGCCTGATTCCGCTGGTGGATCGCAATCAGGGTGGTCAGTTGTTGGCGCGGATCAAGGGCGTGCGCAAGAAGCTGTCCCAGGACCTGGGCTTCCTGATGCCGACTGTGCACATTCGTGACAACCTCGACCTGGCCCCGAGTGCTTACCGCCTGACCCTGATGGGCGTGATCCTGGCAGAAGCCGAGATTTACCCGGATCGCGAACTGGCGATCAACCCGGGGCAGGTCTACGGCACGCTCAACGGCATAACCGCCAAAGATCCGGCTTTTGGCCTGGAAGCGGTCTGGATCGAAATCAGCCAGCGTGCCCAGGCGCAATCGCTGGGTTACACCGTGGTGGACGCCAGTACGGTCGTGGCGACGCACTTGAACCAGATTCTGTACAAGCACTCCAGCGAACTGATCGGTCACGAAGAAGTCCAGCAACTCATGCAATTGCTGGCCAAAAGCTCGCCGAAGCTGGCCGAAGAGCTGGTGCCGGGTGTGGTCTCGCTGTCGCAGTTGCTCAAGGTGCTTCAAGCGTTGTTGGCCGAACAGGTGCCGGTGCGGGACATTCGCAGCATCGCCGAGGCCATCGCCAACAATGCTGCCAAGAGTCAAGATACTGCCGCTTTGGTGGCCGCGGTGCGCGTCGGCGTATCCCGCGCAATCGTCCAAAGCATTGTAGGGACTGACTCCGAGCTACCAGTTATCACGCTGGAGCCAAGGTTGGAACAGATATTGCTCAATAGTCTTCAGAAGGCAGGACAAGGCTCGGAAGAGGGTGTTCTGCTGGAGCCAAGCATGGCTGAGAAACTGCAACGTTCGTTGATCGATGCGGCGCAGCGTCAGGAAATGCAAGGTCAACCGGTGATTCTGCTGGTAGCCGGTCCGGTTCGCGCGATGCTGTCGCGATTCGGCCGACTGGCAGTGCCGGGTTTGCATGTGTTGGCTTACCAGGAAATTCCTGACAACAAGCAAGTGACCATCGTTGCGACAGTAGGGCCCAACGGCTGA
- the flhF gene encoding flagellar biosynthesis protein FlhF: protein MQVKRFFAADMRQAMKLVRDELGADAAIIGNRRIAGGVELTAALDYKLSALAPRVPNMELEDELRKTQSRIVTAQAELSLRGEGETEGDKTTNRQLFAGLPLTAAEPLIEPTYAEPRRSAPTPAPAAGGVDPRAFDSMRFELNSLRELMEVQLGSLAWNQLQGSRPAQANLWRRLQRIGLSGPLSRDLLAMITDIDEPRQAWRMLLAHLARMIATPEVEPLEEGGVIAMVGPAGMGKTTTLAKLAARYVLKYGAQNIALVSMDSYRIGAQEQLKTLGRILNVSVTHVDPGQSLVQALDPLLRKRVVLIDTAGLQASDPALRMQLESLAGRGIKSKNYLVLATTSQKQVLTAAYHSYKRCGLAGCILTKLDETASLGEVLSLAISHELPVAYLTDGPRIPDDLHLPRRHQLVSRAVSVQMQEEPSEEAMADMFADIYHSPTKQVG from the coding sequence ATGCAAGTTAAGCGTTTTTTCGCCGCCGATATGCGTCAGGCCATGAAACTGGTTCGTGATGAGCTGGGCGCTGATGCCGCCATTATTGGCAATCGCCGGATCGCCGGTGGTGTCGAGCTGACGGCTGCCCTGGATTACAAATTGTCGGCGCTGGCCCCGCGTGTTCCGAACATGGAACTCGAGGATGAGCTGCGCAAGACCCAGTCGCGGATCGTCACCGCCCAGGCCGAATTGAGCCTGCGTGGCGAAGGCGAAACCGAAGGCGACAAGACCACCAATCGCCAGTTGTTCGCCGGCCTGCCGTTGACCGCCGCCGAGCCGCTGATCGAGCCGACGTATGCCGAACCTCGTCGCTCGGCACCAACCCCGGCACCTGCCGCTGGCGGCGTCGATCCGCGGGCGTTCGATTCGATGCGTTTCGAACTCAACAGCCTGCGCGAATTGATGGAAGTACAACTCGGCTCCCTGGCCTGGAATCAGCTGCAAGGCAGCCGTCCAGCCCAGGCCAATCTTTGGCGTCGCTTGCAACGCATCGGCCTGTCCGGCCCGTTGTCCCGCGACTTGCTGGCGATGATTACCGACATCGACGAACCCCGTCAGGCCTGGCGCATGTTACTGGCGCACCTGGCACGGATGATTGCCACACCGGAAGTCGAACCACTGGAAGAGGGCGGCGTGATTGCCATGGTCGGCCCTGCCGGCATGGGCAAGACCACCACCCTGGCCAAGCTCGCGGCCCGCTACGTGCTCAAATACGGCGCGCAAAACATCGCGCTGGTGAGCATGGACAGCTACCGTATCGGTGCTCAGGAACAATTGAAGACCCTGGGCCGGATTCTCAACGTGTCGGTAACCCACGTCGATCCGGGCCAATCTCTGGTGCAGGCGCTGGACCCCTTGCTGCGCAAGCGCGTGGTGTTGATCGATACCGCCGGCCTCCAGGCCAGCGATCCAGCCCTGCGCATGCAGCTCGAAAGCCTGGCCGGACGGGGCATCAAGTCAAAAAATTATCTGGTTCTGGCAACCACCAGCCAGAAACAGGTTCTAACGGCCGCTTATCATAGTTACAAGCGCTGCGGGCTCGCTGGCTGCATCCTGACTAAACTGGATGAAACGGCAAGTCTGGGCGAGGTGTTGAGCCTGGCGATCAGTCATGAATTGCCGGTGGCTTACCTGACCGATGGCCCGCGTATTCCGGATGATTTGCATCTGCCGCGTCGTCATCAGTTGGTCAGTCGTGCCGTCAGCGTGCAAATGCAAGAAGAACCCAGCGAAGAAGCCATGGCTGACATGTTCGCTGATATTTACCACAGCCCGACCAAGCAGGTTGGCTGA
- the fleN gene encoding flagellar synthesis regulator FleN, protein MGSMHPVQVIAVTGGKGGVGKTNVSVNLSLALAELGRRVMLLDADLGLANVDVLLGLTPKRTLADVIEGRCELRDVLLQGPGGIRIVPAASGTQSMVHLSPAQHAGLIQAFSDIGDNLDVLVIDTAAGIGDSVVSFVRAAQEVLLVVCDEPTSITDAYALIKLLNRDYGMNRFRVLANMAQSPQEGRNLFAKLTKVTDRFLDVALQYVGAVPYDESVRKAVQKQRAVYEAFPRSKCALAFKAIAQKVDTWPLPANPRGHLEFFVERLVQQTAGPVL, encoded by the coding sequence ATGGGCAGCATGCATCCCGTACAGGTGATCGCGGTGACCGGCGGCAAAGGTGGCGTCGGGAAGACTAACGTGTCAGTGAACTTGTCCCTGGCTCTAGCTGAGCTCGGCCGGCGCGTCATGCTGCTGGACGCCGATCTGGGGCTGGCGAACGTCGACGTCCTCTTGGGGCTGACACCCAAACGTACCCTGGCCGACGTGATCGAAGGCCGCTGTGAGCTGCGCGACGTTCTGTTGCAGGGCCCCGGCGGTATTCGCATTGTCCCGGCCGCGTCCGGCACACAGAGCATGGTTCATCTGAGCCCGGCTCAACACGCCGGCCTGATCCAGGCCTTCAGCGATATCGGCGACAACCTCGATGTCTTGGTGATCGACACCGCTGCAGGTATTGGTGACTCGGTAGTCAGTTTCGTTCGCGCAGCGCAAGAGGTCTTGCTGGTGGTGTGCGACGAGCCGACCTCGATCACCGACGCCTACGCGCTGATCAAACTGCTGAACCGCGATTACGGCATGAACCGCTTCCGCGTCCTGGCCAACATGGCCCAGAGCCCGCAGGAAGGTCGCAACCTGTTCGCCAAGTTGACCAAGGTCACGGACCGCTTCCTTGACGTCGCCTTACAATACGTCGGCGCGGTGCCTTACGACGAAAGCGTGCGCAAGGCCGTGCAGAAACAGCGTGCCGTCTACGAAGCCTTCCCGCGTTCCAAGTGCGCCCTGGCGTTCAAGGCCATCGCGCAGAAGGTCGACACCTGGCCGCTGCCTGCCAACCCGCGTGGGCACCTGGAGTTTTTCGTCGAGCGCCTCGTGCAACAGACCGCAGGACCCGTCCTATGA
- the fliA gene encoding RNA polymerase sigma factor FliA — MTASGYNLYKKSARDAQYELIERYAPLVKRIAYHLLARLPASVQVEDLIQAGMIGLLEVSTKYDASKGASFETYAGIRIRGAMLDEVRKGDWAPRSVHRNTRMVSDAIRSIEAKTGRDAKDHEVAAELQLSLDDYYGILNDTLGSRLFSFDDLLQDGEHEGLHEDGASAHLEPSRDLEDERFQAALADAIANLPERERLVLALYYDEELNLKEIGEVLGVSESRVSQLHSQCAARLRGRLGEWRAR, encoded by the coding sequence ATGACAGCCAGTGGCTACAACCTCTACAAGAAGTCGGCACGTGACGCGCAGTACGAGCTGATCGAGCGTTACGCGCCACTGGTCAAACGCATTGCTTACCACTTGCTGGCGCGTCTGCCGGCCAGTGTTCAGGTTGAAGACCTGATCCAGGCCGGGATGATCGGCCTGCTGGAAGTATCGACCAAATATGACGCCAGCAAAGGCGCGAGTTTCGAGACGTACGCGGGCATTCGAATCCGCGGCGCGATGCTCGATGAAGTGCGCAAGGGTGACTGGGCGCCACGCTCGGTTCACCGCAATACCCGCATGGTCAGTGACGCAATTCGCTCGATTGAAGCTAAAACCGGTCGTGACGCTAAAGATCATGAAGTTGCGGCCGAACTCCAATTGAGTCTCGACGATTATTACGGGATTTTGAACGACACCCTGGGCAGCCGGTTATTCAGTTTCGACGATCTGTTGCAGGACGGCGAACACGAAGGGCTGCACGAGGATGGCGCGAGTGCACATCTGGAGCCGTCACGCGATCTGGAAGATGAACGCTTCCAGGCCGCGCTGGCGGACGCGATTGCCAATTTGCCGGAGCGTGAGCGACTGGTGTTGGCGCTGTACTACGACGAAGAGCTGAACCTCAAGGAAATCGGTGAGGTCCTGGGGGTCAGCGAATCGCGGGTCAGCCAGTTACATAGCCAGTGCGCGGCCCGTTTGCGGGGGCGTTTGGGGGAGTGGCGAGCGCGCTGA
- a CDS encoding chemotaxis response regulator CheY has protein sequence MKILIVDDFSTMRRIIKNLLRDLGFTNTVEADDGTTAIPVLNSGSIDFLVTDWNMPGMTGIDLLRHVRADEKLKHLPVLMVTAEAKREQIIEAAQAGVNGYVVKPFTAQALKEKIEKIFERIG, from the coding sequence ATGAAAATCCTCATCGTTGATGACTTCTCAACGATGCGGCGGATCATAAAAAACCTGTTGCGTGACCTTGGGTTCACCAACACGGTCGAGGCCGACGATGGCACTACTGCCATTCCGGTTCTCAACAGCGGGAGCATCGACTTTCTGGTAACGGACTGGAACATGCCTGGCATGACCGGTATCGATCTGCTGCGTCACGTGCGCGCCGATGAAAAGCTCAAGCACCTGCCGGTGCTGATGGTGACCGCCGAAGCCAAGCGCGAGCAGATTATCGAAGCAGCCCAGGCCGGTGTTAACGGCTATGTGGTCAAACCCTTTACGGCCCAGGCGTTGAAAGAAAAAATCGAGAAGATTTTCGAACGCATCGGTTGA
- a CDS encoding protein phosphatase CheZ, producing the protein MEHNESSLGDFESTLKKHAVELVESLEKGRFGDAVQLIHELNQTRDRGLYQEVGKLTRELHSAIVNFQIDPNMPQAEEVSQITDATERLGYVVKLTEAAANRTMDLVENATPLVNGLSTEAQALSTDWGRFMRREVGAEEFRELARRVDGFLTRSSEDNRTVSSNLNDILLAQDYQDLTGQVIKRVTQLVTEVESNLLKLVLMASQVDRFAGIEHDREAMLAEKDPQKHLSQGEGPQIHADKREDVVSGQDDVDDLLSSLGF; encoded by the coding sequence ATGGAGCATAACGAATCTTCACTGGGCGATTTTGAATCGACCCTGAAAAAACACGCGGTCGAACTGGTCGAAAGCCTTGAAAAGGGCAGGTTCGGCGACGCTGTGCAACTGATCCATGAGCTCAATCAGACCCGTGACCGCGGCCTGTACCAGGAAGTGGGCAAGCTCACTCGCGAGCTGCATAGCGCGATCGTCAATTTCCAGATTGACCCGAACATGCCGCAAGCCGAGGAAGTGTCGCAGATCACGGACGCCACCGAGCGCCTGGGGTATGTGGTCAAGCTGACCGAGGCTGCGGCCAACCGCACCATGGACCTGGTGGAAAACGCCACGCCGCTGGTCAATGGCCTGAGCACTGAAGCTCAGGCATTGAGCACCGACTGGGGGCGCTTCATGCGTCGCGAAGTCGGGGCTGAAGAGTTTCGCGAACTGGCCCGGCGAGTCGACGGTTTCCTGACACGCAGCAGCGAAGACAATCGCACGGTGTCGAGCAACCTCAACGACATATTGCTGGCCCAGGATTACCAGGACCTCACCGGTCAGGTGATCAAACGCGTGACCCAATTGGTCACCGAAGTTGAAAGCAACCTGCTCAAGCTTGTGCTCATGGCCAGTCAGGTAGACCGCTTTGCGGGTATCGAACATGACCGTGAAGCGATGCTCGCTGAAAAAGATCCGCAAAAACATCTCTCTCAGGGTGAAGGTCCGCAGATTCATGCCGATAAAAGAGAAGACGTTGTGTCCGGTCAGGACGATGTGGACGATTTGTTATCCAGCCTAGGATTTTAG
- a CDS encoding chemotaxis protein CheA: MSFGADEEILQDFLVEAGEILEQLSEQLVELESRPDDADLLNAIFRGFHTVKGGAGFLQLNELVECCHIAENVFDILRKGERRVDSELMDVVLEALDAVNSMFTEVRERSPITAATPELLAALARLAEPQTADESAPVAEVVEAPAAEESGDITDNEFEQLLDSLNAVKAQAEAPAVAPVAATDSAAGDEITDAEFESLLDQLHGKGQFAVDAVAPSTAPAAPKAAGDSSDITDDEFEALLDQLHGKGNFAVDALESAIAAVPASAAPTAKAAGGDLISDHEFESLLDELHGKGKFTEVGTGAAVAAPAAKAAAPKPVAKTPEPKGEAPKPAAAAAPAPARAPSAPPPEKPASEAETTVRVDTARLDEIMNMVGELVLVRNRLVRLGLNSGDEAMSKAVSNLDVVTADLQTAVMKTRMQPIKKVFGRFPRLVRDLARQLKKEINLELVGEETDLDKNLVEALADPLVHLVRNSVDHGIEEPAEREAMGKPRSGKVILSAEQEGDHILLSISDDGKGMDADVLRGIAVKKGLMDKDAADRLSESDCFNLIFAPGFSTKTEISDVSGRGVGMDVVKTKIAQLNGTINIYSTKGKGSKIVIKVPLTLAIMPTLMVMLGNQAFAFPLVNVNEIFHLDLSRTNVVDGQEVVIVRDKALPLFYLKRWLVSSAAHEEQREGHVVILSVGTQRIGFVVDQLVGQEEVVIKPLGKMLQGTPGMSGATITGDGRIALILDVPSMLKRYAARRI, encoded by the coding sequence ATGAGCTTCGGCGCCGATGAAGAGATCCTTCAGGATTTCCTGGTTGAGGCCGGCGAGATTCTAGAGCAACTGTCCGAACAGCTGGTCGAGCTTGAAAGCCGACCGGATGATGCGGACTTGCTCAATGCAATTTTTCGCGGTTTTCACACTGTAAAAGGGGGCGCCGGCTTCCTCCAGCTCAACGAGCTGGTGGAGTGCTGTCACATCGCCGAGAACGTGTTCGACATCCTGCGCAAGGGTGAGCGTCGCGTCGACTCGGAACTGATGGACGTGGTTCTCGAAGCGCTGGATGCGGTGAACAGCATGTTCACCGAGGTCCGCGAACGCAGCCCGATTACGGCTGCCACGCCTGAATTGCTCGCGGCACTGGCCCGTCTGGCCGAGCCGCAAACGGCTGATGAATCCGCACCGGTTGCTGAAGTGGTCGAAGCACCTGCTGCTGAAGAATCGGGCGACATCACTGATAACGAATTCGAGCAATTGCTGGACTCGCTGAACGCCGTCAAGGCTCAAGCCGAAGCGCCGGCGGTTGCTCCAGTGGCGGCTACCGATTCGGCGGCCGGCGACGAAATCACCGATGCCGAGTTCGAGTCGTTGCTCGATCAACTGCATGGCAAAGGCCAGTTCGCCGTCGACGCGGTGGCACCGTCCACTGCACCGGCTGCTCCGAAAGCGGCCGGCGACAGCTCTGATATTACCGACGACGAATTCGAAGCACTGCTCGACCAGTTGCACGGCAAGGGCAACTTTGCGGTGGACGCGCTGGAGTCGGCCATTGCCGCCGTACCCGCCTCGGCTGCGCCAACCGCGAAAGCGGCCGGTGGTGATCTGATCTCCGATCACGAGTTCGAGTCGCTGCTCGACGAATTGCATGGCAAAGGCAAATTCACTGAAGTCGGCACAGGTGCTGCGGTGGCTGCTCCAGCCGCCAAGGCTGCTGCACCGAAACCGGTTGCCAAGACGCCCGAGCCGAAAGGCGAAGCGCCGAAACCGGCGGCTGCCGCTGCACCGGCTCCAGCCCGCGCACCGTCCGCGCCGCCACCGGAAAAACCGGCCAGTGAAGCCGAGACCACCGTGCGGGTTGATACCGCGCGTCTCGACGAAATCATGAACATGGTCGGCGAACTGGTATTGGTGCGTAACCGCTTGGTCCGTCTGGGCCTCAACAGCGGCGACGAAGCCATGTCCAAGGCTGTGTCGAACCTCGACGTGGTCACGGCCGACCTGCAGACCGCGGTCATGAAGACCCGGATGCAACCGATCAAGAAAGTCTTCGGGCGCTTCCCGCGCCTGGTTCGCGACCTGGCTCGCCAGCTCAAGAAAGAGATCAACCTGGAGCTGGTCGGCGAAGAAACCGACCTCGACAAGAACCTCGTCGAGGCCCTGGCCGATCCGCTGGTCCACTTGGTGCGCAACTCGGTCGACCACGGCATTGAAGAGCCGGCCGAGCGCGAAGCGATGGGCAAACCTCGCAGCGGCAAGGTGATCCTGTCGGCAGAACAGGAAGGCGACCACATCCTGCTGTCCATCTCCGATGACGGCAAGGGCATGGACGCCGATGTTCTGCGCGGCATTGCCGTGAAGAAAGGGTTGATGGACAAGGATGCCGCGGATCGCCTCAGCGAGTCCGACTGCTTCAACCTGATCTTTGCGCCGGGTTTTTCGACCAAGACCGAAATTTCCGATGTCTCCGGACGCGGCGTGGGCATGGACGTGGTGAAAACCAAAATCGCCCAGCTCAACGGCACCATCAATATTTATTCGACCAAGGGCAAAGGCTCGAAGATCGTCATCAAGGTCCCGTTGACCCTGGCGATCATGCCGACGCTGATGGTCATGCTCGGCAACCAGGCGTTCGCGTTCCCGCTGGTGAACGTCAACGAAATCTTCCACCTCGACCTGTCGCGCACCAACGTGGTGGACGGCCAGGAAGTGGTGATCGTGCGGGACAAGGCTCTGCCATTGTTCTACCTCAAGCGCTGGCTGGTCAGCTCCGCCGCTCACGAAGAGCAGCGCGAAGGCCACGTGGTGATCCTTTCGGTGGGTACTCAGCGGATCGGCTTCGTCGTCGACCAGCTGGTGGGCCAGGAAGAAGTGGTCATCAAGCCATTGGGCAAAATGCTCCAGGGAACCCCGGGCATGTCGGGCGCCACCATTACCGGTGACGGTCGCATCGCGCTGATTCTCGATGTTCCGAGCATGCTCAAGCGTTACGCCGCACGGCGTATTTGA
- a CDS encoding protein-glutamate methylesterase/protein-glutamine glutaminase: protein MAVKVLVVDDSGFFRRRVSEILSADPNIQVVGTATNGKEAIDQALALKPDVITMDYEMPMMDGITAVRHIMQRCPTPVLMFSSLTHEGARVTLDALDAGAVDFLPKNFEDISRNPEKVKQLLCEKILSISRSNRRASTYSAPAPVAAPAPTPAPSSVSSYGSSTPARPAPAPMPARSYAPASAPASSGQSSPAPKRKAYKLVAIGTSTGGPVALQRVLTQLPANFPAPIVLIQHMPAAFTKAFAERLDKLCRISVKEAEDGDILRPGLALLAPGGKQMMIDGRGAVKILPGDERLNYKPCVDITFGSAAKSYGDKVLAVVLTGMGADGREGARLLKQGGSAIWAQDEASCVIYGMPMAIVKADLADAIYGLDDIGRHLVEACI, encoded by the coding sequence ATGGCAGTCAAAGTCCTGGTGGTGGACGATTCGGGGTTTTTCCGCCGCCGCGTCTCGGAAATTCTTTCAGCGGATCCGAATATCCAGGTCGTCGGTACTGCGACCAACGGAAAAGAGGCGATTGATCAGGCGCTGGCCCTCAAGCCAGACGTGATCACCATGGACTACGAGATGCCGATGATGGATGGCATCACGGCAGTGCGGCACATCATGCAGCGTTGCCCGACCCCGGTGTTGATGTTCTCCTCGCTGACCCACGAAGGCGCTCGGGTAACCCTCGATGCGCTGGACGCCGGCGCGGTGGATTTCCTGCCGAAGAATTTCGAAGACATCTCCCGTAACCCGGAGAAGGTCAAGCAACTGCTGTGCGAGAAAATTCTCAGCATCTCGCGCAGTAACCGTCGTGCCAGCACCTACAGCGCACCGGCCCCGGTCGCCGCGCCAGCCCCGACGCCTGCGCCTTCGAGCGTCAGCAGTTACGGCAGCAGCACGCCTGCGCGTCCGGCTCCGGCACCGATGCCGGCGCGTAGCTACGCCCCGGCATCGGCCCCGGCATCGTCCGGACAGTCGTCGCCCGCACCAAAACGCAAAGCCTACAAACTGGTGGCTATCGGTACGTCCACGGGCGGTCCGGTTGCCCTGCAACGGGTGTTGACCCAGTTGCCGGCCAACTTCCCGGCCCCGATCGTGTTGATCCAGCACATGCCGGCCGCCTTCACCAAGGCCTTCGCCGAACGTCTGGACAAGCTCTGCCGCATCAGCGTCAAGGAAGCGGAGGATGGCGACATTCTGCGTCCGGGCCTGGCGCTGCTGGCGCCGGGTGGCAAGCAAATGATGATCGACGGCCGTGGCGCGGTGAAAATCCTGCCGGGCGACGAGCGTCTGAACTACAAACCGTGCGTGGACATCACCTTCGGTTCGGCAGCCAAGTCCTACGGCGACAAAGTTCTGGCGGTCGTACTGACCGGCATGGGCGCCGACGGTCGTGAAGGCGCGCGCCTGCTCAAGCAGGGCGGCAGCGCGATCTGGGCTCAGGATGAAGCCAGCTGCGTGATCTACGGCATGCCGATGGCCATCGTCAAAGCCGACCTCGCCGACGCGATCTACGGTCTGGACGATATTGGCAGGCACTTGGTCGAGGCGTGTATCTGA
- a CDS encoding flagellar motor protein: protein MDVLSLIGIILAFVAIIGGNYLEGGHLGALANGPAALIVLGGTIGAALLQSPMSAFKRAMQIIGWILFPPRVDLAGGVDRVVNWSLTARKEGLLGLEGVADAEPDSYSRKGLQLLVDGAEPEAIRSILEVDFYTQEARDIEAAKVFESMGGYAPTIGIIGAVMGLIHVMGNLADPTQLGSGIAVAFVATIYGVASANLVLLPIAAKLKSVALRQSRYREMLLEGILSIAEGENPRSIELKLQGFMD, encoded by the coding sequence ATGGATGTTTTAAGCCTTATCGGGATCATCTTGGCGTTTGTCGCCATCATTGGCGGCAACTACCTTGAAGGCGGTCATCTCGGCGCATTGGCCAACGGCCCGGCGGCGCTGATCGTACTCGGTGGGACTATCGGCGCGGCATTGTTGCAATCACCGATGAGCGCCTTCAAGCGTGCCATGCAAATCATTGGCTGGATTCTGTTTCCGCCTCGCGTTGACCTGGCCGGTGGCGTCGACCGCGTCGTCAACTGGAGCCTGACCGCGCGCAAGGAAGGCCTGCTCGGTCTGGAAGGGGTGGCCGATGCCGAACCTGACAGCTACTCGCGCAAAGGTCTGCAACTGCTGGTCGACGGCGCCGAGCCGGAAGCGATTCGCAGCATTCTGGAAGTGGATTTCTACACCCAGGAAGCCCGCGACATCGAAGCGGCCAAAGTCTTTGAAAGCATGGGCGGCTACGCGCCGACCATTGGCATCATCGGTGCGGTAATGGGCCTGATCCATGTCATGGGCAATCTGGCCGATCCGACGCAACTGGGCAGCGGCATCGCCGTCGCCTTCGTCGCGACCATCTACGGTGTGGCCAGTGCCAACCTGGTGTTGCTGCCGATTGCCGCCAAGCTCAAGTCCGTTGCCTTGCGCCAGTCGCGTTATCGCGAAATGTTGCTGGAAGGAATCCTGTCGATCGCCGAAGGTGAAAACCCTCGCTCTATTGAGTTGAAGCTTCAGGGCTTCATGGATTGA